attgataaagGAAATTTTAAGAGAAatagatgaagaatctAATGATTTGGGAAAACTTTCATTAGAGCAGGGCATAACACTACCGTCAAGAAAATTAGTTGAGCAAATAAAACCTACAGGTGTGACATTTATACCAAAGGAAGTTTTACGAAAAACTTTATATCAACCAACATTATCTACACCTTATAGTCAAAGGGCTGAAAGTATTTTTGGGATAACTCAAGCTCCATTTCCAATAAAAAGAGTAAACACAGTAGACTTAGATAAACTTATACCaaaagatttcaaaattaatcCGAGAGTATATTTTAGGCTAAAATCTTTACAATACACATACATTATGCTGCAAAGAAGTAAAAGGTGCTGGCTGCTTACAAGATATTTTCTCaaagatatcatttttCCGGTTTTGTTATGCGTTTATGCAATGTTATTTCAGTGTTTGAagttttgatattttctgTGTTGGATGaagaaagattatattAGTAATAACataattattgaatttataaTTCTCATTtgtataataaaaataaaaagcaTTCGATAGAAATCTAAGCTAATCTAAGCTCTTTGTTTTTAAGAACATATAATTGTAGATATCTTTCTCTGTATATTCTAACCAAATAGTGACCCAAGTTATATATTGGATCTGTATTTCAATTGCGACGCGGCTATTGTTTATAGTGaattatttcaatatcaaaagAATCTAAACTTTCtatttaatttgaaaaatggaaCAGTGACTTTTTGAGAGCAGCTGTTGAAAAACT
The Naumovozyma dairenensis CBS 421 chromosome 5, complete genome DNA segment above includes these coding regions:
- the NDAI0E01470 gene encoding uncharacterized protein codes for the protein MLFFPFIIFLLSLKYINATYSITLTSDYDSSSIDYGTNDFFELEDFNETDKLITNDVVEEDFESVANILSPNQDGKEFSPKGVVVYEFKKSINELPMSEIGYNKTFDNEFKLKPLSIKEILPELDNIFSREVTSHKKFKLIKEILREIDEESNDLGKLSLEQGITLPSRKLVEQIKPTGVTFIPKEVLRKTLYQPTLSTPYSQRAESIFGITQAPFPIKRVNTVDLDKLIPKDFKINPRVYFRLKSLQYTYIMLQRSKRCWLLTRYFLKDIIFPVLLCVYAMLFQCLKF